A single Candidatus Thorarchaeota archaeon DNA region contains:
- a CDS encoding DUF116 domain-containing protein → MREWRLLDTGFLSGAQNMALDDTLLECHSQGLSPNTVRFLQFRPSVALVGYHQSVEQEIRVDYCKRSGVDINRRITGGGTVLFTPKCLGWEIYADKRTPAVKSFGRDLDRLSRMVCSATVKGLRSLGLEAEFRPRNDIEVHGRKISGTGGTERGESFMYQGTLLIDFDLELMLKSLRIPMEKLKDKEIESAKERVTWIARELGRVPPIEDIKSAIAEGFEKTFDMTLVPGELLDAEKAIYTKSLPYFESDDWVHLVHRSEGTAGHVNAVHKTPGGLIRVSLAIDVAGGFIVSSFITGDFQVFPQRAIMDLEAHLKNLSTDENTIRAEVRGFFEQTGAEIAGVTPDTLADVIIEAVEKKAFVQLGLTLEETNHLMSVNFSPDQLTAQHFDYVLLPYCAKLVGCQYRKTEGCTTCGNCTVGEIYELIESMGVPVRTIQTFEHLIETIEEFKEKGARGFVGSCCEAFFCKHHEDFVASGVPALLIDVDDSTCYELGKEKEAYIGSFEGQTLLKTELMTRVLTTLAQMGLLRGQRP, encoded by the coding sequence ATGAGAGAATGGAGACTGCTGGACACTGGTTTCCTATCAGGTGCGCAGAATATGGCGCTGGACGACACACTGCTTGAGTGTCATAGTCAGGGACTCTCTCCAAACACAGTCCGGTTCCTACAGTTCAGACCATCGGTAGCACTGGTCGGATACCATCAGTCTGTCGAGCAGGAGATTAGAGTCGACTACTGCAAGAGAAGCGGAGTCGATATCAACAGGCGGATAACCGGCGGTGGGACTGTCCTGTTCACTCCAAAGTGTCTGGGCTGGGAGATATATGCTGACAAGAGGACACCAGCTGTCAAGAGCTTCGGCAGAGACCTTGACCGACTGTCGCGTATGGTCTGTTCCGCGACCGTCAAGGGGCTGAGGAGTCTGGGACTCGAGGCTGAGTTCAGACCGAGGAACGACATAGAAGTCCATGGTCGCAAGATATCGGGTACTGGCGGCACAGAGAGGGGCGAGTCTTTCATGTATCAGGGCACCCTCTTGATAGACTTCGATCTGGAACTCATGTTGAAGTCACTTAGGATTCCAATGGAGAAGCTCAAGGACAAGGAGATTGAGAGCGCAAAGGAGAGAGTGACTTGGATTGCACGAGAGCTCGGCCGCGTTCCCCCGATTGAAGACATCAAGAGTGCGATTGCGGAGGGCTTTGAGAAGACATTCGACATGACTCTCGTGCCGGGTGAGCTGCTTGACGCCGAGAAGGCAATCTATACCAAGAGTCTCCCGTACTTTGAGTCGGACGACTGGGTTCACCTTGTGCATAGGTCAGAGGGGACAGCCGGTCATGTCAATGCCGTCCATAAGACGCCCGGAGGACTCATCCGGGTATCGCTCGCTATAGACGTGGCAGGCGGGTTCATAGTCAGCAGCTTCATCACGGGTGACTTCCAGGTATTTCCTCAGAGAGCAATCATGGACTTGGAGGCACACCTGAAGAACCTCTCCACCGACGAGAACACCATACGTGCCGAGGTCCGCGGGTTCTTCGAACAGACAGGGGCTGAGATAGCCGGCGTCACACCAGACACACTGGCAGATGTCATCATTGAGGCAGTGGAGAAGAAGGCGTTCGTTCAGCTCGGTCTGACTCTTGAGGAAACCAACCACCTGATGTCAGTAAACTTCTCGCCCGACCAGCTCACCGCACAGCACTTCGACTACGTACTCCTCCCATACTGTGCCAAACTGGTGGGCTGCCAGTACCGCAAGACCGAGGGCTGCACTACCTGTGGTAATTGTACGGTGGGCGAGATCTACGAACTGATAGAGAGTATGGGGGTTCCTGTGAGGACAATTCAGACCTTCGAACACCTGATTGAAACAATTGAGGAGTTCAAGGAGAAGGGGGCTCGCGGGTTTGTGGGGTCCTGTTGTGAGGCGTTCTTCTGCAAACATCACGAGGACTTTGTGGCAAGTGGCGTGCCAGCGCTTCTGATTGATGTGGACGACTCGACCTGCTACGAGCTTGGAAAGGAGAAGGAAGCATACATTGGCAGCTTCGAAGGCCAGACATTGCTCAAGACAGAGCTGATGACCCGTGTCCTGACAACCTTGGCACAGATGGGACTGCTGAGAGGACAACGGCCTTGA
- a CDS encoding tetratricopeptide repeat protein, with product MDDTGIVTGYFPFMDNAQKEYVRELLHDAANYAGFVTALVDGVCVDEKRVGLLPFAQRCAWALGSLPLLERLVSAFGVKASSLPWHIHAMRFIGQIPTDEMAVQQIRASLSSDADRWVRFEAETLIADMMGNYDPVGTLRALEDLEEQAKEDTRYEWFSANLRYLRGGANLTMDDRETADRLLEESVTLAERVDDLFTKGSALLMRSATALSPGMSLEYLSEARRMFHALGNSVLDGTIENNMGFYRVARAEHDQAIEHYQRAIEIHREMGIDVFNPYLNIAVLYGNIGRTDKALEYASQALEVARRTNPDYPSPQMEMARALILSGRNDEAYEYLEAGGELAFKRGPKKELCRYYLIRGMLETSRGNHSAALSTLKRGLRIAEDTGEVYYVLQTLLQLAGAEILALAQRGDEERSSGPLTAVVRLEQLAREQSLPGLSVQVLLLKAELEKLRGRKDLARKRLDEALAICDSEGLHSLRSAVQARTSDKETPKTRKSLLEWLRSLIRQIAVPSGQVRRIPFVVMGCIVILRDSGLEGYSQYIDPKITSDPSLVAGLITAVSSFARELREDTSGNLQSIIHQDIAVLLEHGSSVTCALLTDKDTYEARVIERRFVERFEEAFSESLKEFVGGMAQPLDAQAIFQSVVVQRNHMR from the coding sequence TTGGACGACACTGGTATTGTGACTGGGTACTTCCCCTTCATGGACAATGCCCAGAAGGAGTACGTCAGAGAGCTTCTTCACGACGCAGCTAACTACGCGGGCTTTGTCACGGCTCTTGTTGACGGAGTATGTGTGGACGAGAAGCGTGTTGGGCTCCTCCCCTTTGCACAGCGCTGCGCTTGGGCTCTTGGGAGCCTCCCGTTGCTCGAGAGACTTGTCTCTGCTTTCGGGGTGAAGGCAAGCTCTCTCCCGTGGCACATCCATGCGATGCGCTTCATAGGACAGATTCCCACAGATGAGATGGCGGTCCAGCAAATCCGCGCATCACTGAGCTCAGATGCAGACAGGTGGGTCCGCTTCGAGGCAGAAACACTGATAGCAGACATGATGGGCAACTATGACCCGGTCGGAACCCTCAGGGCTCTGGAAGACCTAGAGGAACAGGCAAAGGAAGACACCAGGTACGAGTGGTTCTCCGCGAATCTGCGATACTTGAGGGGTGGCGCCAATCTAACCATGGACGACAGAGAGACTGCGGACCGACTCCTTGAGGAGTCTGTCACTCTTGCAGAGCGGGTGGACGATCTCTTCACTAAGGGATCTGCTCTGTTGATGCGTTCTGCGACCGCCCTCAGTCCCGGTATGTCTCTTGAGTACCTGAGCGAGGCTAGGAGAATGTTCCATGCGCTTGGCAACAGCGTCCTTGACGGAACTATCGAGAACAACATGGGATTCTACAGAGTGGCGAGAGCCGAACACGACCAAGCAATTGAGCACTACCAGCGTGCCATAGAGATTCACCGGGAGATGGGTATCGATGTGTTCAATCCCTATCTCAACATTGCAGTACTCTACGGCAACATCGGTCGGACTGATAAGGCACTCGAATACGCCTCGCAGGCGCTTGAGGTCGCCAGACGGACGAACCCGGACTACCCGTCGCCACAGATGGAGATGGCAAGAGCACTCATACTCTCAGGCAGGAACGATGAGGCCTACGAGTACCTTGAGGCAGGAGGCGAACTGGCCTTCAAGAGGGGGCCGAAGAAGGAGCTGTGCAGATACTACCTCATCAGAGGGATGCTGGAGACCTCACGGGGGAACCACTCGGCAGCTCTCTCTACACTGAAACGAGGCCTTCGGATTGCGGAGGACACAGGGGAAGTGTACTACGTCTTACAGACGCTCCTTCAGCTTGCAGGAGCCGAGATCCTCGCACTCGCTCAGAGAGGAGATGAGGAACGGTCGAGCGGTCCGCTAACGGCTGTGGTCAGACTCGAACAGCTTGCGCGAGAGCAGAGTCTGCCGGGCCTCTCTGTTCAAGTTCTCCTCCTGAAGGCGGAGCTCGAGAAACTTCGTGGAAGGAAAGACCTTGCGCGGAAGAGACTTGACGAGGCCTTGGCCATCTGTGACTCTGAGGGACTCCACTCGCTCCGCTCTGCGGTCCAAGCAAGGACCAGTGACAAAGAAACCCCAAAGACACGGAAGTCCCTGCTGGAGTGGCTCAGAAGCCTGATCCGCCAGATCGCAGTGCCGTCCGGGCAGGTACGGAGGATACCATTCGTGGTCATGGGCTGCATTGTCATTCTCAGGGACTCGGGTCTGGAGGGCTACTCCCAGTACATAGACCCGAAGATAACAAGCGACCCGTCCTTAGTTGCAGGGTTGATAACTGCGGTCTCCAGCTTCGCCAGGGAGCTCAGGGAGGACACGTCCGGCAACCTGCAGTCCATCATACATCAGGACATCGCAGTTCTCCTCGAGCACGGGTCCAGCGTCACCTGCGCCCTGCTGACAGACAAGGACACCTATGAGGCAAGGGTGATAGAACGCAGGTTCGTGGAGAGGTTCGAGGAGGCTTTCTCAGAGTCCCTGAAGGAGTTCGTGGGCGGTATGGCCCAACCACTTGATGCGCAGGCCATCTTCCAGTCTGTCGTGGTCCAGAGGAACCACATGAGATAG
- a CDS encoding FAD-dependent monooxygenase: MTEEYDVIVAGGGPGGTTAAICCARAGLRVLLLEKMARGRHKPCGGVLPLVAPDIIEQVVEAPIPASVMSRPPQLGLTYVPPSGRDNGGRLRGYAVHNIDRDKFDIWMVDLAIEAGVEVRFSTRLVSFDQGSSLIVEAVSGEDRTSIQTKFLIGADGARSVVRKMLFPAVREPVMLVGQETWHGEGDFYNDFYILFRGRISPACSYVIPKDGRFIIGTGVIPRSQPTVSQALHLLRGWLETEFSFVGTTVERRECWGIPFGEAAFGRGNVLLVGDAAGLCNPLSGEGIRLAVESGESAASAIEKHIEDEGAVDEHAGRLSDLSSMVAHLHEFVTAADDNAREEFVRTELTRRMS; the protein is encoded by the coding sequence TTGACCGAAGAGTACGATGTGATAGTGGCCGGTGGAGGGCCGGGTGGTACGACAGCTGCCATCTGCTGTGCCCGTGCAGGCCTCAGGGTACTGCTCCTTGAGAAGATGGCGAGAGGACGACACAAGCCGTGTGGCGGGGTGCTTCCACTAGTCGCTCCGGACATCATTGAGCAGGTTGTCGAGGCCCCCATCCCTGCCAGTGTCATGTCGCGGCCTCCGCAGCTCGGTCTCACATATGTTCCTCCTAGTGGGCGGGACAACGGAGGCAGACTGAGAGGATACGCTGTACATAACATCGACCGTGACAAGTTTGACATATGGATGGTAGACCTTGCCATAGAAGCGGGCGTGGAGGTCCGCTTCTCCACGAGACTCGTCTCGTTTGACCAAGGGTCCAGCCTCATCGTGGAGGCAGTATCAGGCGAGGACAGGACATCCATCCAGACCAAGTTTCTGATTGGTGCGGACGGAGCAAGATCCGTCGTGAGGAAGATGCTCTTCCCGGCTGTGCGGGAGCCCGTGATGCTGGTGGGACAGGAGACATGGCATGGAGAAGGCGACTTCTACAATGACTTCTACATCCTCTTCAGAGGACGCATATCTCCCGCTTGCTCGTACGTGATACCCAAGGATGGCAGGTTCATCATTGGAACAGGAGTGATACCCAGGTCGCAGCCCACAGTCTCCCAAGCACTCCACCTCCTCAGGGGTTGGCTTGAAACCGAGTTCTCATTTGTGGGGACAACAGTTGAGAGGAGGGAGTGCTGGGGGATACCCTTTGGAGAAGCCGCGTTTGGCCGGGGAAACGTACTCTTGGTAGGAGATGCTGCGGGCTTGTGTAACCCCTTGTCCGGAGAGGGAATCAGGCTTGCAGTCGAGAGCGGCGAGAGTGCCGCGTCAGCAATCGAGAAACACATCGAGGACGAGGGGGCTGTCGACGAACATGCCGGTAGACTGTCAGACCTTTCATCAATGGTCGCGCATCTGCACGAGTTCGTCACAGCAGCTGACGACAACGCCCGAGAGGAGTTTGTACGTACAGAGCTGACCAGGCGCATGTCATGA